Proteins co-encoded in one Natronorubrum daqingense genomic window:
- a CDS encoding DUF7470 family protein translates to MLQNLGPLGIAGLVLVLAGIGLIAYVSPLIAIGIALVLGGLGLVVKALVSGLLQSFGMF, encoded by the coding sequence ATGCTGCAGAATCTCGGCCCGTTGGGAATCGCTGGGTTGGTGCTCGTACTCGCCGGAATTGGGCTCATCGCGTACGTGAGTCCGCTGATCGCCATCGGGATAGCGCTCGTTCTCGGGGGGCTCGGACTCGTCGTCAAGGCGCTGGTCTCGGGGCTGCTCCAGAGTTTCGGCATGTTCTAA
- the eif1A gene encoding translation initiation factor eIF-1A, with amino-acid sequence MASERRTMSDDGEGGRKNLRMPDDDEVFATVTNMLGANRVKVRCADGQERTVRIPGKMQKRIWIREDDVVLVEPWDWQDEKGDITWRYEKSEADQLRREGHIH; translated from the coding sequence ATCGCCTCCGAAAGGCGAACCATGAGCGACGACGGTGAGGGCGGCCGGAAGAACCTCCGGATGCCGGACGACGACGAGGTCTTCGCGACCGTCACCAACATGCTCGGAGCGAATCGCGTGAAAGTACGCTGTGCAGACGGCCAAGAACGCACTGTACGCATCCCCGGCAAGATGCAAAAACGTATCTGGATTCGCGAGGACGACGTCGTTCTCGTCGAGCCCTGGGACTGGCAAGACGAGAAGGGCGACATCACCTGGCGCTACGAGAAGAGCGAGGCCGACCAGCTCCGACGAGAAGGCCAC